A DNA window from Barnesiella intestinihominis YIT 11860 contains the following coding sequences:
- a CDS encoding SoxR reducing system RseC family protein, producing MKRPDIEHEGIITGISKSHIFVRIIQHSACAGCHAASLCTTTDQKEKIIEVEKCDFPIQIGDKVSVALSTSAGYRAIWFTAALPVILIMLSLVINERIGINELYSGLCALVVLAIYYTILYFYRDRLKKRFRFFLKPIHVS from the coding sequence ATGAAACGACCTGATATAGAGCACGAAGGTATTATAACAGGTATTTCCAAATCGCATATATTCGTGCGCATCATACAACACTCGGCTTGCGCAGGTTGTCATGCGGCTTCATTGTGCACGACAACCGACCAAAAAGAAAAAATCATCGAGGTTGAAAAATGCGATTTTCCCATACAGATAGGAGATAAAGTTTCGGTAGCTCTTTCTACCTCGGCAGGATACAGAGCTATATGGTTTACGGCAGCCCTCCCGGTAATTCTCATTATGCTGTCGCTCGTCATCAATGAACGAATAGGAATAAACGAACTATATTCGGGGTTATGTGCCCTTGTTGTATTAGCGATATATTACACGATACTATATTTCTATCGCGATCGACTGAAAAAACGATTTAGATTTTTCTTGAAACCAATACATGTCTCATAA
- a CDS encoding transporter substrate-binding domain-containing protein: MKLKRHIFIYAALLIIVVGTMIWLRPRNTYRPRTFEEIKADGVLRIVTDYTPLSYYLQGDSLSGFDYELARMVGNRSGLSIEITPEVNLSKSIDGLKKGQYDIIARQLPVTSEIKEELAFTIPIQLNKQVLVQRKDPKAQKKLIRNQLDLAGKTLYIVSDAPTRLRIHNLSREIGDTIYIQEEKTYGAEQLIMMVATGEIDLAVCDKAIAQQMSKDYPQIDCNTDISFTQFQSWALRKDDSILLDSLNKWISEIQKEDKYKKLYNSYF, translated from the coding sequence ATGAAGCTCAAACGACACATATTTATATATGCCGCGCTATTGATAATAGTTGTCGGAACAATGATATGGTTGCGTCCCCGAAACACTTACCGACCGAGAACTTTCGAGGAAATCAAAGCCGATGGTGTTTTGAGGATCGTTACGGATTATACCCCATTGTCTTACTATTTACAAGGCGACAGCCTATCGGGATTCGACTACGAATTGGCCCGTATGGTAGGTAATCGAAGCGGGCTTTCCATTGAGATAACCCCAGAAGTTAACCTAAGCAAAAGTATCGATGGATTGAAAAAAGGCCAGTACGACATCATTGCCCGTCAATTGCCCGTAACGTCCGAAATCAAGGAAGAATTGGCTTTTACCATACCCATTCAACTGAACAAACAAGTATTGGTTCAAAGAAAAGATCCAAAAGCGCAAAAAAAACTGATAAGAAACCAACTAGATTTGGCCGGAAAAACTCTATACATCGTTAGTGATGCTCCTACAAGATTACGCATTCACAACTTGTCTCGTGAAATAGGCGATACCATATATATACAAGAAGAAAAGACATACGGGGCCGAACAGCTCATCATGATGGTCGCTACTGGGGAAATCGACTTAGCCGTATGCGACAAAGCAATAGCCCAGCAAATGAGCAAAGATTATCCCCAAATAGACTGTAATACCGATATAAGTTTTACTCAGTTCCAATCATGGGCCCTCAGAAAAGACGACTCGATATTACTCGACAGCTTGAACAAATGGATTTCTGAAATTCAAAAAGAAGACAAATATAAAAAATTGTACAATTCTTATTTCTGA